From one Dama dama isolate Ldn47 chromosome 4, ASM3311817v1, whole genome shotgun sequence genomic stretch:
- the IRX5 gene encoding iroquois-class homeodomain protein IRX-5 encodes MSYPQGYLYQPSASLALYSCPAYSTSVISGPRTDELGRSSSGSAFSPYAGSTAFTAPSPGYNSHLQYGADPAAAAAAAFSSYVGSPYDHTPGMAGSLGYHPYAAPLGSYPYGDPAYRKNATRDATATLKAWLNEHRKNPYPTKGEKIMLAIITKMTLTQVSTWFANARRRLKKENKMTWTPRNRSEDEEEEENIDLEKNDEDEPQKPEDKGDPEGPEAGGAEQKAVSGCERLQGPPTPASKETEGSLSDSDFKEPPSEGRLDALPGPPRAGGPSPAGPAAARLAEDPAPHYPSGAPAPGPHPAAGELPPGPGGPSVIHSPPPPPPPQAVLAKPKLWSLAEIATSSDKVKDGGGGSEGSPCPPCPGPVTGQALGGSRASPAPAPSRSPSAQCPFPGGTVLSRPLYYTAPFYPGYTNYGSFGHLHGHPGPGPGPTTGPGSHFNGLNQTVLNRADALAKDPKMLRSQSQLDLCKDSPYELKKGMSDI; translated from the exons ATGTCCTACCCGCAGGGCTACTTGTACCAGCCGTCCGCCTCGCTGGCGCTCTACTCTTGCCCGGCGTACAGCACCAGCGTCATCTCGGGGCCCCGCACGGATGAGCTCGGCCGCTCGTCGTCGGGCTCCGCGTTCTCGCCCTACGCCGGCTCCACCGCCTTCACGGCGCCCTCGCCGGGTTACAACTCGCACCTCCAGTACGGCGCCGACCCCGCGGCGGCAGCCGCCGCCGCCTTCTCCTCGTACGTG GGCTCTCCCTACGACCATACACCGGGCATGGCAGGTTCCTTGGGGTACCACCCGTATGCGGCGCCCCTGGGCTCGTACCCGTACGGGGACCCCGCGTACCGGAAGAACGCCACGCGAGACGCCACCGCTACGCTCAAGGCCTGGCTCAACGAGCACCGCAAGAACCCCTACCCCACCAAGGGCGAGAAGATCATGCTGGCCATCATCACCAAGATGACCCTCACCCAGGTGTCCACCTGGTTCGCCAACGCGCGCCGGCGCCTCAAGAAAGAGAACAAGATGACGTGGACGCCGCGGAACCGCAGcgaggacgaggaggaggaggagaacatTGATCTGGAGAAGAACGACGAGGATGAGCCCCAGAAGCCCGAGGACAAGGGCGACCCCGAGGGCCCCGAAGCAG GAGGAGCAGAGCAAAAGGCGGTTTCTGGCTGCGAACGGCTGCAGGGGCCGCCCACCCCTGCCAGCAAGGAGACCGAGGGCAGCCTCAGCGACTCGGATTTTAAGGAGCCGCCATCCGAGGGCCGCCTCGACGCGCTGCCCGGGCCCCCCCGCGCCGGCGGGCCCTCCCCGGCCGGGCCCGCGGCAGCGCGGCTGGCCGAGGACCCAGCCCCTCATTACCCCTCCGGCGCGCCGGCTCCGGGCCCGCACCCAGCCGCGGGAGAGCTGCCCCCCGGTCCCGGAGGGCCCTCGGTCATAcactcgccgccgccgccgccgccgccgcaggcGGTGCTCGCCAAGCCCAAACTGTGGTCTCTGGCGGAGATCGCCACATCCTCGGACAAGGTCAAGGACGGGGGCGGCGGGAGCGAGGGCTCTCCGTGCCCACCGTGTCCCGGGCCCGTAACCGGGCAAGCCCTAGGAGGCAGCCGCGCGTCGCCAGCTCCGGCGCCATCGCGCTCGCCCTCGGCGCAGTGTCCCTTCCCAGGCGGGACGGTGCTGTCCCGGCCTCTCTACTACACGGCGCCCTTCTATCCTGGCTACACGAACTATGGCTCCTTCGGACACCTTCACGGCCACCCGGGGCCCGGGCCAGGCCCCACCACGGGTCCGGGCTCGCATTTCAATGGATTAAACCAGACCGTGTTGAACCGAGCGGACGCTTTGGCTAAAGACCCGAAAATGTTGCGGAGCCAGTCCCAGCTAGACCTGTGCAAAGACTCTCCCTATGAATTGAAGAAAGGTATGTCCGACATTTAA